A window of Anomalospiza imberbis isolate Cuckoo-Finch-1a 21T00152 chromosome 4, ASM3175350v1, whole genome shotgun sequence contains these coding sequences:
- the PCM1 gene encoding pericentriolar material 1 protein isoform X7, giving the protein MATGGGPFEEGMNDQDLPSWSNESLDDRLNNTDWGGQQKKANRSSEKNKKKLSGEGETRLTNDISPESSPGMERRKTRTSHSFPHARYMTQMSVPEQAELERLKQRINFSDLDQRSIGSDSQGRATAANNKRQLNENKKPFNFLSLQINTNKSKDPASGSQKKEGGVSAQCKELFGAALSKDFLQNCQVSAQEDGRGEQAMDSSQIVSRLVQIRDYIAKASSMRDDLVEKNERSANVERLSHLIDDLKEQEKSYLKFLQKMLARENEEDDVRTIDSAVGSGSVGESTSLNIDVQSEASDTTEVSFSLSCRPRIEDKLGNSASHEQVTDIDVTPSPKGKSERAALNYREIWPFGINSQDHGLLSKARDPQQEAKEELENLKKQHDLLKRMLQQQEELKALQGRQAALLALQHKAEQAIAVLDDSVVTETTGSVSGVSLTSELNEELNDLIQRFHNQLHDSQTQSVPDNRRQAESLSLTREISQSRNSSMLEHQSDEKAQLFNKMRMLQGKKQKMDKLLGELHTLRDQHLNNSSFFPASGSPQRSVDQRSTTSAASGPVGIVTVVNGETNSLASAPYPPDSLVSQNESEEDENLNPTEKLQKLNEVRKRLNELRELVHYYEQTSDMMTDAVNENIKEEEETEESESDSEHEDPQPVTNIRNPQGISTWSEINSNSNVQCGTNNRDGRHLNTDCEINNRSAANIRTLKMSSALDCHNRENDKHRDLPQGEDDEVEEDRVSEDSMSSHRSSLGDVAGDAEFEQKINRLMAAKQKLRQLQNLAAMVQDDDPEPQGAIANASNIGDLLGEVEETKQQPNNVRASSNKLKKDVRLNEKAREKFYEAKLQQQQQELKQLQEERRKLFEIQEKIQVLQKACPDLELSAGLGNCPANRQTTQATSTPAMNECNTAGKPLFECDESVPIGNELWSEMRRHEILREELRQRRKQLEALMAEDQRRRELAETISTVAASLKSEGSEAQCTPQQSRTEKTMATWGGSTQCALEEENGDEDGYLSDGVGQAEEEEEDASSLNDSFSVYPNNNIPENVYFVKGNKDRWKNCRPLSADGNYRPVSKARQQQNISMRRQENFRWMSELSYVEEKEQWQEQINQLKKQHEFSVSICQTLMQDQQTLSCLLQTLLTSPYSMMPNNVASSQINLIMHQLNQCYTQLNWQQNNVQRLKQMLSDLMQQQEQQCQQKPSRKERGNSAPPPPSPVFCPFNYPPQPVNLFSVPGFTNFSSFAPGINCNPVFPCGFGDFAHTVSPRSSEQQEQQHPLDPNTSGKTEYMAFPKPFESSSSNGGEKQRNHRQPEEEMEKRSTWIDDSQETKKDDQSQLTAGFAVSVQNIASSHKNQCDMNRRREFDEESLESFSSMPDPIDPTTVTKTFRARKASAQASLASKDKTPKSKNKRKSSSQLKGRIKNTGYESASASSVCEPCKNNKSRHSDVVHAKVFSKRNQEQLEKIIKYSRSTEMSSAHARRILQQSNRNACIEAPETGSDLSMFEALRDTIYSEVATLISQNESRPHFLIELFHELQLLNTDYLRQRALYALQDIVTRHLCEKNEKGKCAKSLNSATWVASNSELTPSESLASTDDETFGKNFSTEACQDCQQPDADNGSIMSTSSNFEPFATDDLGNTVIHLDKALSWMREYERMKVEAESTLDSEGCSSNFQGASTAKLEGPGAGECQSGPQSGDVSSVPCPRIDTQQLDRQIKAIMKEVIPFLKEHMDEVCSSQLLTSVRRMVLTLTQQNDESKEFVKFFHKQLGSILQDSLAKFAGRKLKDCGEDLLVEISEVLFNELAFFKLMQDLDNNSISVKQRCKRKVETTEVMQSYAKEAKKGLQVDVRSSVEDVDEDKDKDETETTKQVLDSEVCAGNRVPESVRSDASDQEEDEESESGPVAISLSKAETQALTNYGSGEDENEDEEIEFEEGPVDVQTSLQASSETTENEQTSNQELSKAKSSEILSSEQEPVTVKGKPCMW; this is encoded by the exons ATGGCAACAGGAGGTGGTCCCTTTGAAGAAGGCATGAATGATCAGGACTTGCCCAGCTGGAGCAATGAGAGCCTTGACGACCGGCTGAACAACACA GACTGGGGAGGTCAACAGAAGAAAGCAAACAGATCttcagagaaaaacaagaaaaagcttAGTGGGGAAGGTGAAACAAGACTTACTAATGACATATCTCCAGAATCTTCACCTGGAATGGAACGACGCAAGACCAGAACTTCTCATAGCTTTCCTCATGCTCGATACATGACTCAGATGTCTGTTCCAGAGCAGGCTGAACTAGAAAGGCTTAAACAAAGAATAAACTTCAGTGATCTGGATCAG AGAAGCATTGGAAGTGATTCTCAAGGCAGGGCAACGGCTGCTAATAACAAACGTCAacttaatgaaaacaaaaaaccattCAACTTCCTGTCACTGCAGATTAACACTAACAAAAGCAAAGATCCTGCCTCAGGTTCCCAAAAAAAGGAAGGTGGGGTATCAGCGCAATGTAAAGAGTTGTTTGGAGCTGCTCTAAGCAAGGATTTCTTGCAAAATTGTCAAGTGTCTGCTCAAGAAGATGGAAGGGGAGAGCAAGCGATGGATAGTAGCCAG ATTGTGAGCAGACTAGTTCAGATTCGCGACTATATTGCTAAGGCCAGCTCCATGCGGGATGATCTTgtagagaaaaatgaaagatcGGCCAATGTTGAGCGTTTATCACACCTTATAGATGACCTTAAAGAGCAGGAGAAATCCTATCTGAAATTTTTACAAAAGATGCTT GCTAGAGAAAATGAGGAGGATGATGTTCGGACTATAGATTCAGCTGTGGGATCTGGTTCTGTAGGTGAGAGCACATCGCTAAACATTGATGTGCAGTCTGAGGCTTCAGATACCACG GAGGTATCTTTTAGTTTGAGTTGTCGGCCCCGCATTGAGGACAAACTAGGGAATTCAGCTTCACACGAACAGGTTACAGACATTGATGTTACACCAAGCCCTAAAGGGAAAAGTGAGAGAGCTGCTCTGAATTACAGGGAAATCTGGCCTTTTGGGATTAATAGCCAGGATCATGGATTGCTTTCAAAG GCCAGAGATCCTCAACAGGAAGCTAAAGAGGAGTTGGAGAACTTGAAGAAACAGCACGATTTATTGAAAAGAATGCTACAACAGCAGGAGGAACTAAAGGCTCTTCAAGGAAGACAGGCAGCTCTTCTTGCTTTGCAGCATAAAGCAGAGCAAGCCATTGCTGTCCTGGATGATTCTG TTGTAACAGAAACTACAGGTAGTGTTTCAGGAGTGAGTCTTACATCAGAACTGAATGAAGAATTGAATGATTTAATTCAACGCTTTCACAACCAACTTCATGATTCACAG ACACAGTCTGTGCCTGACAATAGAAGGCAAGCAGAAAGCCTTTCACTTACCAGAGAGATTTCACAAAGCAGAAACTCTTCAATGCTTGAACACCAGTCAGATGAGAAGGCACAGCTTTTTAACAAGATGCGAATGTTGCAGGGTAAAAAGCAAAAGATGGACAAACTATTAGGAGAACTTCATACACTTCGTGACCAACATCTAAATAACTCTTCCT TTTTTCCTGCTTCAGGTTCTCCTCAAAGGAGTGTTGATCAAAGAAGTACAACTTCAGCTGCTTCTGGTCCTGTAGGCATAGTAACTGTTGTCAACGGTGAAACAAATAGTCTGGCATCTGCTCCCTATCCTCCCGATTCCCTGGTTTCTCAGAATGAGAGTGAAGAGGATGAAAATCTAAATCCAACAGAAAAGCTTCA gaAGCTAAATGAGGTTCGTAAGAGACTGAATGAGTTACGTGAGTTAGTTCACTACTATGAGCAGACATCTGATATGATGACAGATGCTGTGAATGAAAACAttaaggaggaggaagaaacagaagaatCAGAAAGTGATTCTGAACATGAGGATCCACAGCCTGTTACAAATATTAG AAACCCTCAAGGAATCAGTACTTGGAGTGAAATAAATAGCAACTCAAATGTACAGTGTGGAACTAATAACAGAGATGGAAGACATCTTAATACAGACTGTGAAATAAACAACCGATCTGCTGCTAATATAAGGACTCTAAAAATGTCATCTGCTTTAG ACTGTCATAACAGGGAGAATGACAAACACCGTGATCTACCCCAAGGTGAAGATGATGAAGTGGAAGAAGATCGAGTTAGTGAAGATTCCATGTCTAGTCACAGAAGCAGCCTGGGTGATGTAGCTGGAGATGCCGAGTTTGAGCAGAAGATCAATAGGCTTATGGCTGCAAAACAGAAGCTTAGACAGTTACAAAACCTTGCGGCTATGGTGCAG GATGATGATCCAGAACCTCAAGGGGCAATTGCAAATGCGTCTAATATTGGTGACTTGTTGGGTGAGGTGGAAGAGACAAAGCAACAACCAAACAATGTCCGAGCAAGTTCCAACAAGTTAAAAAAAGATGTGCGACTGAATGAAAAAGCAAG AGAGAAGTTCTATGAAGCTAaacttcagcagcagcaacaggagCTTAAGCAGTtacaagaagaaagaagaaaactgtttgaaatccaggaaaaaattCAAGTGTTACAGAAAGCTTGTCCTGACCTTGAA TTGTCAGCTGGCCTGGGTAACTGCCCAGCAAATAGACAGACTACACAAGCAACATCAACTCCAGCCATGAATGAGTGTAACACAGCTGGCAAGCCTTTATTTGAGTGTGATGAATCTGTACCAATAGGCAATGAG TTATGGTCTGAGATGAGAAGACATGAGATTTTAAGAGAAGAATTGCGACAGAGAAGAAAGCAACTTGAAGCTTTAATGGCTGAAGATCAGAGAAGGAGAGAGCTCGCAGAAACAATATCTACTGTTGCTGCATCTCTTAAAAGTGAAGGGTCAGAAGCTCAGTGTActccacagcagagcaggactgaAAA GACAATGGCTACCTGGGGGGGTTCTACCCAGTGTGCCctagaggaagaaaatggagaTGAAGACGGTTATCTCTCTGATGGAGTTGGTCAGgcagaagaagaggaagaagatgcATCAAGTTTGAATGACAGTTTCTCTGTTTATCCCAATAACAACATACCAGAAAATGTATATTTTGTTAAAGGAAACAAAGATAG GTGGAAAAACTGTCGTCCCCTTTCAGCAGATGGAAATTATCGTCCAGTGTCTAAGGCCAGGCAACAGCAAAACATAAGTATGCGGCGTCAGGAGAATTTTCGGTGGATGTCTGAGCTTTCCTATGTGGAAGAAAAGGAACAATGGCAAGAGCAGATCAATCAGTTGAAGAAACAGCATGAATTTAGTGTCAGCATTTGTCAAACTTTGATGCAGGATCAGCAG ACCCTCTCTTGCCTTCTACAGACCTTGCTCACAAGCCCCTACAGCATGATGCCCAATAATGTTGCATCTTCACAAATAAATCTTATTATGCATCAGTTAAACCAGTGTTACACTCAACTGAATTGGCAGCAGAATAATGTCCAAAG gtTGAAACAAATGTTAAGTGATCTTATGCAGCAGCAAGAACAACAGTGTCAACAGAAACCATCAAGAAAGGAGAGAGGCAATAGTGcacctccacctccatctcCTGTTTTCTGTCCATTCAACTACCCTCCACAACCTGTGAACCTCTTTAGCGTTCCAGGATTTactaatttttcttcctttgctccAG GTATTAACTGTAATCCAGTGTTCCCATGTGGTTTTGGAGATTTTGCACATACCGTTTCTCCACGCAgcagtgagcagcaggagcaacAACATCCTCTAGATCCTAATACTTCTGGGAAAACTGAGTATATGGCATTCCCCAAACCCTTTGAAAGCAGTTCCTCTAAcggaggagaaaaacaaag GAATCATAGACAGCCTGaagaggaaatggaaaagagatCAACTTGGATTGATGATAGCcaagaaacaaagaaagatgATCAGTCTCAGCTGACTGCAGGTTTTGCAGTTTCAGTACAAAACATTGCTTCTAGTCATAAAAATCAGTGTGATATGAACCGGAGAAGAGAGTTTGACGAAGAGTCTTTGGAGAGTTTCAGTAGCATGCCTGATCCAATAGACCCAACTACTGTGACAAAGACATTTAGAGCTAGAAAAGCATCAGCGCAAGCAAGCCTGGCATCAAAAGATAAAACGCCCAAATCCAAGAATAAGAGGAAGAGTTCTTCTCAGCTAAAAGGCAGAATTAAAAATACTG GTTATGAAAGTGCAAGTGCCTCTAGTGTGTGTGAACCCTGCAAGAACAATAAAAGCAGACACTCTGATGTGGTTCATGCAAAGGTGTTCAGCAAAAGGAATCAGgaacaactggaaaaaataattaaatacagTAGATCTACAGAAATGTCTTCAG CGCATGCTAGGAGAATTCTGCAGCAGTCTAACAGAAATGCATGCATTGAAGCGCCAG AAACTGGTAGTGATCTTTCTATGTTTGAAGCTTTGCGAGACACAATTTATTCTGAAGTGGCAACTCTTATTTCTCAAAATGAGTCTCGTCCCCACTTTCTTATTGAACTTTTCCATGAGCTTCAGCTGCTAAATACAGATTATCTGAGGCAAAGGGCTCTATATGCTTTACAG GATATAGTGACCAGACATTTAtgtgagaaaaatgaaaaaggaaagtgTGCAAAATCACTGAATTCTGCAACATGGGTGGCATCAAATTCCGAACTCACTCCTAGTGAAAGCCTTGCCTCTACAGATGAT GAAACTTTTGGCAAGAACTTTTCTACAGAAGCATGTCAAGATTGTCAACAACCTGATGCAGACAATGGCAGTATTATGTCTACTTCTTCAAATTTTGAACCTTTTGCTACTGATGACCTTG GCAACACAGTGATTCACTTAGATAAAGCTTTGTCTTGGATGAGGGAATATGAGCGTATGAAAGTTGAAGCTGAAAGTACCCTTGACTCTGAGGGCTGCTCTAGTAATTTTCAGGGTGCTTCCACTGCTAAATTAGAAG GTCCAGGTGCTGGTGAGTGTCAGTCTGGGCCACAGTCAGGTGATGTTTCTTCAGTTCCATGTCCTCGTATAGATACTCAGCAGCTTGACCGGCAGATTAAAGCAATTATGAAAGAGGTCATTCCTTTTCTGAAG GAACACATGGATGAAGTTTGCTCTTCTCAATTACTGACATCAGTAAGACGTATGGTCTTGACTCTTACTCAACAAAATGATGAAAGTAAAGAATTTGTGAAGTTCTTTCATAAGCAGCTTGGCAGTATACTTCAG GATTCACTGGCGAAATTTGCTGGTAGAAAATTAAAAGATTGTGGGGAGGATCTTCTTGTGGAGATCTCTGAAGTGTTATTCAATGAATTAGCCTTTTTTAAACTCATGCAAGACTTGGACAACAACAGTATTTCTGTAAAGCAGAGATGTAAACGAAAAGTAGAAACCACGGAAGTAATGCAGTCTTATGCTAAAgag GCAAAAAAAGGTCTCCAGGTGGATGTTCGTTCTTCTGTTGAAGATGTCGATGAGGACAAA GACAAGGATGAGACTGAAACTACTAAACAAGTACTGGACTCAGAAGTGTGTGCTGGTAACAGAGTGCCTGAAAGTGTTAGATCTGATGCATCTGATcaagaggaggatgaggaaaGTGAAAGCGGTCCAGTGGCAATAA GTTTATCAAAAGCAGAAACTCAAGCTTTGACTAACTATGGCAGTGGAGAAGATGAGAATGAAGATGAAGAAATAGAATTTGAGGAAGGACCTGTTGATGTGCAAACATCACTACAAGCCAGCAGTGAAACAACTGAAAATGAACAG ACTTCAAACCAAGAATTGAGTAAGGCAAAAAGCAGTGAGATTTTGTCATCGGAACAAGAGCCTGTTACTGTTAAAGGTAAGCCCTGCATGTGGTAA